Proteins co-encoded in one Longimicrobium terrae genomic window:
- a CDS encoding DUF488 family protein has protein sequence MTTVCTIGYENTTVERFLETLREGGVELLVDVRAVASSRRPGFAKTALSGNVRGIGVDYLHLRALGTPRDGRAAARAGRHDEMRAIFADHLGTLEAQAELHTLADLVRGGKRVCLLCFEADPAHCHRTLIADALAELEPVRIDHLRP, from the coding sequence ATGACGACGGTCTGCACCATCGGGTACGAGAACACCACCGTGGAGCGGTTTCTGGAGACGCTGCGGGAGGGCGGGGTGGAGCTGCTGGTGGATGTGCGGGCGGTGGCGAGCTCGCGGCGGCCGGGGTTCGCCAAGACGGCGCTGTCGGGGAACGTGCGGGGGATCGGGGTCGATTACCTGCACCTGCGCGCCCTCGGCACACCCAGGGACGGCCGCGCCGCCGCGCGCGCCGGCCGCCATGACGAGATGCGCGCTATCTTTGCCGATCACCTCGGCACGCTGGAAGCGCAGGCGGAGCTGCACACCCTGGCCGACCTAGTGCGTGGCGGAAAACGCGTATGCCTCCTCTGCTTCGAGGCCGATCCGGCGCACTGCCATCGCACCCTCATCGCCGACGCGCTGGCGGAGCTGGAGCCGGTCCGCATCGATCATCTGCGCCCCTGA
- a CDS encoding response regulator yields MLRILIAGLPGSAANWLAQRLPGVTVEMAFSGQEALDMLRTDGGRLLVLDASVEDPAAAAVVRRIRADERLKDLPVLYTMELDASSVKEADLRRLVTDLHVDELLFQPVDRSELLRAVSRLVQVTPAERPSVPLDSAEGTQERLSHALAQVWKRARGPVLDRIAVLERAAEFVAGDRLTEPMREGARREAHRLAGALGTFGLGQGSVQARELEHILGSPVGRGHAPRMAELAARLKADVLARAAETATPEPAPVVATAPNDPPVLWITTPDEALAEQVSAEVRGRGLRAASDAEMEDGTLRPDAVFLDLRLRGEGEAEWDAFAKAARRAPGVPVLAYTDRDALLDRVRALKMGARTILHPPLAPGFVGESLERMLPVAGAARQTILTVDDDPAVTGGLRAILEPQHFAVHTLNDPLRFWTELRSVKPDLLVLDIDMPHLNGIELCRVVRSDPEWRHVPIVFLTARSDADTIYRVFAAGADDFLNKPVVGPELVSRIRNRLERRPA; encoded by the coding sequence ATGCTCCGCATCCTCATCGCCGGCCTTCCCGGCAGCGCCGCCAACTGGCTGGCGCAGCGCCTTCCCGGCGTGACGGTGGAAATGGCCTTCTCCGGCCAGGAAGCGCTCGACATGCTCCGCACCGACGGCGGGCGCCTGCTGGTGCTGGACGCCTCGGTGGAAGATCCCGCCGCCGCCGCCGTCGTGCGCCGCATCCGCGCCGACGAACGGCTCAAGGACCTGCCGGTGCTGTACACGATGGAACTGGATGCATCGTCGGTGAAGGAAGCGGATCTGCGGCGGCTGGTGACGGACCTGCACGTGGATGAACTGCTCTTTCAGCCGGTGGACCGGTCGGAGCTGCTGCGCGCCGTGTCGCGGCTGGTGCAGGTGACGCCCGCCGAGCGCCCCAGCGTGCCGCTGGATTCCGCGGAGGGCACGCAGGAGCGGCTGAGCCACGCCCTCGCCCAGGTGTGGAAGCGGGCGCGCGGCCCCGTGCTGGACCGCATCGCCGTGCTGGAGCGCGCGGCGGAGTTCGTGGCCGGCGACCGCCTCACGGAGCCCATGCGCGAGGGCGCGCGGCGCGAGGCGCACCGCCTGGCCGGCGCGCTGGGGACGTTCGGGCTGGGGCAGGGCTCGGTGCAGGCGCGCGAGCTGGAGCACATCCTGGGCAGCCCCGTGGGGCGGGGCCACGCGCCACGAATGGCGGAACTGGCCGCGCGGCTCAAGGCGGACGTGCTGGCGCGCGCGGCCGAAACGGCCACCCCCGAACCGGCCCCGGTCGTCGCCACCGCGCCCAACGACCCGCCGGTGCTGTGGATCACCACGCCGGACGAGGCGCTGGCGGAGCAGGTGTCCGCGGAGGTGCGCGGGCGCGGGCTCCGCGCCGCCTCGGACGCGGAGATGGAAGACGGCACGCTGCGGCCGGACGCGGTGTTCCTGGACCTGCGGCTGCGCGGGGAAGGGGAGGCGGAGTGGGACGCGTTCGCCAAGGCGGCGCGGCGGGCGCCGGGCGTGCCCGTGCTGGCGTACACGGACCGCGACGCGCTGCTGGACCGCGTGCGCGCCCTCAAGATGGGCGCGCGCACGATCCTGCATCCGCCGCTGGCGCCGGGGTTCGTGGGCGAATCGCTGGAGCGCATGCTGCCGGTGGCCGGCGCGGCGCGGCAGACCATCCTCACGGTGGACGACGATCCCGCGGTCACGGGCGGGCTGCGCGCCATCCTGGAGCCGCAGCACTTTGCCGTCCACACGCTCAACGATCCCCTCCGGTTCTGGACGGAGCTGCGGTCCGTGAAGCCGGATCTGCTGGTGCTGGACATCGACATGCCGCACCTGAACGGGATCGAACTGTGCCGCGTGGTGCGCAGCGACCCGGAGTGGCGCCACGTCCCCATCGTGTTCCTGACGGCGCGGTCGGACGCGGACACCATCTACCGCGTGTTCGCCGCCGGCGCGGACGACTTCCTGAACAAGCCGGTGGTGGGGCCGGAACTGGTGTCGCGCATCCGCAACCGGCTGGAGCGGCGGCCGGCGTGA
- a CDS encoding Ig-like domain-containing protein, whose amino-acid sequence MLRTHLRSILVGACLAALAACSGDRPTATAPDASLQSKSTSTGLLLVSGGGQSGSPATPLPEPVIVRVLDQRGAPVPNANLNFLASAGVAFPRQTRTDADGYAQTVWTLGPSAGEQTLRVSGTGGTLTLSANALISSKLQKVSGDSQTATAGTLLPAPLMVRAVTRDGRPAAGVTVLWTAGGGGSLSPLLARTGADGIASARWMLGAEGAQTARATTLGAMGLISVEFRATLAAKVARVQVAPDPLALLTGRTGVLVATAYDAQNRMITGRQVAWTSSAPAIASVAAGGVVTGVAAGSARVTATVDGVAGSAAVQVTAPVPGIASVRVTPATVSVAVGGTAVLAAVVTDSAGRTVTGKRVTWASAAPGIARVDTAGRVTGVAAGSARVSATVEGKVGYADVTVTAPASGTGPIIGGIQINTTNPARPRDRFIVQIFAVQDPDGVMAVSVTARSPDGRQTATCNMLPSQSYAVQFPGPPHMPWNCYMQLPENAQHGRWTLDPVAARDSKGNVTTLTGAVLVATRQLNTVTFEVENLAYDKVPPAINGMSLKVTPYSNAYNHGWEFEARMPASDVGAGVAGGGMEIRSPGGALSRIFTCIPETFGSAVLVCRMRVLSTEAAGEIVVYSASVSDKAENWRSYSTAQLESAGYQARIAIP is encoded by the coding sequence ATGCTCCGCACGCATCTGCGCTCGATCCTTGTCGGCGCCTGCCTGGCCGCCCTCGCCGCGTGCTCCGGCGACCGTCCCACCGCCACCGCGCCCGACGCCTCGCTCCAGAGCAAGTCCACCAGCACGGGGCTGCTGCTGGTGAGCGGCGGCGGCCAGTCCGGATCGCCCGCCACTCCGCTGCCCGAGCCGGTGATCGTGCGGGTGCTGGACCAGCGCGGGGCGCCCGTCCCCAACGCCAACCTCAACTTTCTGGCATCCGCCGGCGTCGCCTTTCCGCGGCAGACCCGGACAGATGCGGACGGCTACGCGCAGACCGTGTGGACGCTCGGCCCGTCCGCGGGCGAGCAGACCCTGCGCGTGTCGGGCACCGGCGGTACGCTCACGCTTTCCGCCAACGCCCTGATTTCGTCCAAGCTGCAGAAGGTGAGCGGCGATTCGCAGACCGCCACCGCCGGCACGCTGCTTCCGGCGCCGCTCATGGTTCGGGCGGTCACCCGTGACGGCAGGCCGGCGGCGGGGGTGACCGTGCTCTGGACGGCGGGTGGCGGAGGCTCGCTTTCCCCGCTCCTGGCGCGGACCGGCGCGGACGGCATCGCCAGCGCGCGGTGGATGCTGGGGGCGGAGGGCGCGCAGACGGCGCGTGCCACCACTCTGGGCGCCATGGGCCTGATCTCGGTGGAGTTCCGCGCCACGCTGGCGGCAAAGGTGGCGCGTGTGCAGGTGGCGCCGGACCCGCTGGCGCTGCTTACGGGGCGCACCGGCGTGCTGGTGGCCACCGCGTACGACGCGCAGAACCGGATGATCACCGGCCGCCAGGTCGCGTGGACTTCCTCCGCTCCGGCCATCGCCAGCGTGGCCGCGGGCGGCGTGGTGACCGGCGTGGCGGCGGGAAGCGCGCGGGTGACGGCCACGGTGGACGGCGTCGCGGGCTCCGCGGCCGTGCAGGTGACCGCGCCGGTGCCCGGAATCGCGTCCGTGCGGGTGACGCCCGCCACCGTCAGCGTGGCGGTGGGCGGGACGGCGGTGCTGGCCGCCGTCGTGACGGACTCGGCGGGGCGGACGGTCACGGGAAAGCGCGTCACCTGGGCCAGTGCGGCGCCGGGCATTGCCCGGGTAGACACCGCGGGACGGGTTACGGGGGTGGCGGCGGGCTCGGCCCGCGTGAGCGCGACGGTGGAGGGCAAAGTGGGGTACGCGGACGTCACCGTGACGGCCCCGGCCTCCGGCACGGGGCCGATCATCGGCGGAATCCAGATCAACACGACCAACCCGGCCCGTCCCCGGGACCGGTTCATCGTCCAGATCTTCGCCGTGCAGGACCCGGACGGCGTGATGGCCGTCAGCGTGACCGCGCGTTCCCCGGACGGACGGCAGACGGCCACGTGCAACATGCTCCCCTCGCAGTCGTACGCGGTTCAGTTTCCCGGCCCGCCGCACATGCCGTGGAACTGCTACATGCAGCTGCCGGAAAACGCGCAGCACGGGCGGTGGACGCTGGACCCGGTGGCGGCGCGCGACAGCAAGGGCAACGTCACCACGCTCACGGGCGCGGTGCTGGTGGCCACGCGCCAGTTGAACACGGTGACGTTCGAGGTGGAGAACCTGGCATACGACAAGGTCCCGCCCGCGATCAACGGCATGTCGCTCAAGGTGACGCCGTACAGCAACGCGTACAATCACGGCTGGGAGTTCGAGGCGCGGATGCCGGCGTCCGACGTGGGGGCGGGCGTGGCGGGGGGCGGCATGGAGATCCGCAGCCCCGGAGGCGCGCTGAGCCGCATCTTCACCTGCATTCCGGAAACGTTCGGATCGGCGGTGCTGGTGTGCCGCATGCGGGTGCTTTCCACCGAAGCGGCCGGAGAGATCGTGGTGTATAGCGCGTCGGTTAGCGACAAGGCGGAGAACTGGCGTTCGTACAGCACCGCCCAGCTTGAATCGGCGGGCTACCAGGCGCGGATCGCGATCCCCTGA
- a CDS encoding zinc-dependent metalloprotease, whose amino-acid sequence MRSILWLGPVAVALAAASCAPATRGTPAPAPRAGAPGAAQAGAPAAGGAASAAGGPGGGAGASTPRAPRPYAQVITSRAKSDTGGITVHRVDERWFMELPDSLMGRDFLLVGRVAATPEDFGAYIPAGATVQERMVKWERQGDRAILRAVPTAAFADDSLPIARSIASNYLGAILAAFPVAAYGSDSSAVIDVTEFFGGDTPALSGLSQQQRDQYKVRRLDPSRSFINTMRSYPLNVEVRHTQTFEATAPPSDRTGGTVTLEMRESLVLLPRTPMRPRFADPRAGFFGVERINYGLDEQKAATENFISRWRLEPSDPAAYARGELVEPVKPIVYYIDPATPMQWRRYVREGVEQWNSAFEKAGFKNAVRAMDPPTAAEDPDWDPEDIRYSVVRWAASTTRNAQGPSTVDPRSGEIIESDIVWYHNHMRSYRNRLMIETGAANPDARSLNIPESLMGTTMREVITHEVGHALGLPHNMIASASFPVDSLRSVNFTRKYGVSATIMDYARQNYVAQPGDGLQPTDFIRRLGPFDDFIIEWGYRVFPQAATPEAERPILDRMLSTQSGPMAYRYLPQYLSGIDPRAQTEDLGDDPVGATTYAVANLRRVVPNLPAWTARAGEDDSDLTELYGETVGIWTLYMRHVTSVIGGMTVEPRTAVQPGAVYSPVARARQQRALAFLAENVVRTPEWLEPSAITQRTGTSPLANAQSAIVRDLLDARRLDRLSMSTEMSASAYSPAEYMADLHRAVWSSRAPDANLRGMQRTYVDRLGVLVNPPAPAPAMFGGEGGGAIPPLLAPVNVMRSDLPALARMELRNIRAEADRNAAATSGMQRAHWMDVSARVDEILDPTTRTAAR is encoded by the coding sequence GTGCGAAGCATTCTCTGGCTCGGCCCCGTGGCCGTGGCGCTGGCCGCGGCGTCGTGCGCGCCGGCCACCCGCGGCACACCGGCTCCCGCCCCCCGTGCGGGCGCTCCGGGCGCGGCACAGGCGGGCGCTCCCGCGGCGGGCGGCGCGGCCTCCGCGGCCGGCGGCCCCGGCGGCGGCGCAGGCGCCTCCACCCCGCGCGCCCCGCGCCCCTACGCGCAGGTCATCACCTCGCGCGCCAAGTCCGACACCGGCGGCATCACCGTGCACCGCGTGGACGAGCGCTGGTTCATGGAGCTCCCCGACTCGCTCATGGGGCGCGACTTCCTGCTGGTGGGCCGCGTGGCCGCCACGCCGGAAGACTTCGGCGCGTACATCCCCGCCGGCGCCACCGTGCAGGAGCGCATGGTCAAGTGGGAGCGCCAGGGCGACCGCGCCATTCTGCGCGCCGTGCCCACCGCCGCCTTCGCGGACGACTCGCTCCCCATCGCCCGCTCCATCGCCAGCAACTACCTGGGCGCCATTCTGGCCGCCTTTCCGGTGGCGGCGTACGGCAGCGACAGCAGCGCCGTCATCGACGTCACCGAGTTCTTTGGCGGCGACACGCCGGCGCTCAGCGGCCTGAGCCAGCAGCAGCGCGACCAGTACAAGGTGCGCCGCCTGGACCCGTCGCGCAGCTTCATCAACACCATGCGCAGCTACCCGCTGAACGTGGAAGTTCGCCACACGCAGACCTTTGAGGCCACCGCGCCCCCGTCGGACCGCACCGGCGGCACGGTGACGCTGGAAATGCGCGAGTCGCTGGTGCTGCTGCCCCGCACGCCCATGCGCCCGCGCTTCGCGGACCCGCGCGCCGGCTTCTTCGGGGTGGAGCGCATCAACTACGGCCTGGACGAGCAGAAGGCCGCCACCGAAAACTTCATCTCGCGCTGGCGCCTGGAGCCCAGCGACCCCGCGGCGTACGCGCGCGGCGAGCTGGTGGAGCCGGTGAAGCCCATCGTGTACTACATCGACCCGGCCACCCCCATGCAGTGGCGCCGCTACGTGCGCGAGGGCGTGGAGCAGTGGAACAGCGCGTTTGAAAAGGCCGGCTTCAAGAACGCCGTCCGCGCCATGGACCCGCCGACCGCGGCGGAAGATCCGGACTGGGATCCGGAAGACATCCGCTACTCGGTCGTCCGCTGGGCCGCCAGCACCACCCGCAACGCGCAGGGCCCCAGCACGGTGGACCCGCGTTCCGGCGAAATCATCGAGAGCGACATCGTGTGGTACCACAACCACATGCGCTCGTACCGCAACCGGCTCATGATCGAGACGGGCGCCGCCAACCCGGACGCGCGCTCGCTCAACATCCCCGAGTCGCTCATGGGCACCACCATGCGCGAGGTGATCACCCATGAGGTCGGTCACGCGCTGGGGCTGCCGCACAACATGATCGCGTCCGCCTCGTTCCCGGTGGATTCGCTGCGCAGCGTGAACTTCACGCGCAAGTACGGCGTGTCGGCCACCATCATGGACTACGCGCGGCAGAACTACGTGGCGCAGCCGGGTGACGGCCTGCAGCCCACGGACTTCATCCGCCGCCTGGGGCCCTTCGACGACTTCATCATCGAGTGGGGCTACCGCGTGTTCCCGCAGGCCGCCACCCCCGAGGCGGAGCGCCCCATTCTGGACCGCATGCTGAGCACGCAGAGCGGCCCGATGGCGTACCGCTACCTGCCGCAGTACCTGTCGGGGATCGATCCGCGCGCGCAGACGGAAGACCTGGGCGACGACCCGGTGGGCGCCACCACCTACGCGGTGGCCAACCTGCGCCGCGTGGTGCCCAACCTTCCCGCGTGGACGGCCCGCGCCGGCGAGGACGACTCGGACCTGACGGAGCTGTACGGCGAGACCGTCGGCATCTGGACGCTGTACATGCGCCACGTGACGTCGGTCATCGGCGGCATGACGGTGGAGCCGCGCACGGCGGTGCAGCCGGGCGCGGTGTACTCGCCCGTCGCGCGCGCCCGGCAGCAGCGGGCGCTGGCGTTCCTGGCGGAGAACGTGGTCCGCACGCCGGAGTGGCTGGAGCCGTCGGCCATCACGCAGCGCACGGGCACGTCGCCGCTGGCCAACGCGCAGTCGGCCATCGTCCGCGATCTGCTGGACGCGCGCCGCCTGGACCGGCTGAGCATGAGCACCGAGATGAGCGCGTCGGCGTACTCCCCCGCGGAGTACATGGCGGACCTGCACCGCGCGGTGTGGAGCAGCCGCGCGCCGGACGCCAACCTGCGCGGCATGCAGCGCACGTACGTGGACCGCCTCGGAGTGCTGGTGAACCCGCCGGCGCCCGCGCCGGCGATGTTCGGCGGTGAGGGCGGCGGCGCCATTCCGCCGCTGCTGGCGCCGGTGAACGTGATGCGCAGCGACCTGCCCGCGCTGGCCCGCATGGAACTGCGGAACATCCGCGCCGAGGCGGACCGCAACGCGGCCGCCACCAGCGGCATGCAGCGCGCGCACTGGATGGACGTGTCGGCCCGGGTCGACGAGATCCTGGACCCGACCACCCGCACCGCCGCCCGGTAA
- a CDS encoding BlaI/MecI/CopY family transcriptional regulator — protein sequence MVDETRLTGRELDAMSILWRAGSGTVTEVRRQFADSLAYTTVLWVLQTLEEKGFVRHEKEGRAYRYYPVIEQQDAGGSALSRIMDKVFHGSASMLLAQLVSERQLPAEELQRMRDLLDERLGEEENP from the coding sequence ATGGTTGATGAGACACGCCTGACGGGAAGGGAACTGGATGCCATGAGCATCCTGTGGCGCGCCGGATCCGGCACGGTCACCGAGGTGCGGCGGCAGTTCGCCGACTCGCTGGCCTACACCACCGTGCTCTGGGTCCTGCAGACGCTGGAGGAAAAGGGTTTCGTGCGGCATGAAAAGGAAGGCCGCGCCTACCGCTACTATCCCGTCATCGAGCAGCAGGACGCGGGCGGAAGCGCGCTCAGCCGCATCATGGACAAGGTGTTTCACGGCTCCGCGTCCATGCTGCTGGCCCAGCTCGTCAGCGAGCGCCAGCTCCCCGCCGAAGAGCTGCAGCGCATGCGCGACCTGCTGGATGAACGCCTTGGAGAAGAGGAGAACCCATGA